The Manis javanica isolate MJ-LG chromosome 4, MJ_LKY, whole genome shotgun sequence genome contains a region encoding:
- the EXOSC10 gene encoding exosome complex component 10 isoform X2, with amino-acid sequence MAPPGPRESKAPLATSAANSEEMVLPGFQDADSFVKFALGLVVAVTKASGGLPQFGDEYDFYRSFPGFQAFCETQGDRLLQCMSRVMQYHGCRSNIKDRNKVTELEDKFDLLVDTNDVILERVGILLDEASGVNKNEQPVLPAGLQVPKTIVSSWNRKAGEYSKKTKSETFRLLHAKNIIRPQLKFREKIDNSNTPFLPKIFIKPNAQKPLPQALSKERRERPQDRPEDLDVPPALADFIHQQRTQQVEQDMFAHPYQYELDHFTPPDSVLQKPQPQLYRPIGETPCHFVSSLDELVELNEKLLNCQEFAVDLEHHSYRSFLGLTCLMQISTRTEDFIVDTLELRSDMHILNESLTDAAIVKVFHGADSDIEWLQKDFGLYVVNMFDTHQAARLLNLSRHSLDHLLQLYCNVESNKQYQLADWRIRPLPEEMLSYARGDTHYLLYIYDKMRLELWERGNDQPVQLQVVWQRSRDICLKKFIKPIFTDESYLELYRKQKKHLNTQQLTAFQLLFAWRDKTARREDESYGYVLPNHMMLKIAEELPKEPQGVIACCNPVPPLVRQQVNEMHLLIQQAREMPLLKSEVAAGVKKSGPLPSPERLENVLFGPHDCSHAPSDGYPVTPANGPVAVQKQASLFPDRKEEEALLDARGLIATAVITLFNEPSAEENGRGPLTVAQKKAQNIMESFENPFRMFLPSLDHHAHISQAAKFDPSSKIYEISNRWKLASQVQVQKDSKETAKKKAAEQTAAQDQAEEECRAPAEPAVSVRQQAALENAAKKRERTTSDPRTIEQKQEKKRLRISKKPKDPHPPEKDFTPYDYSKSDFQGFAGNGKSKPSSQFDPNKQTQSGKKCIAAKKLKQSVGNKSMSFPTGKSDRGFRHNWPTR; translated from the exons ATGGCGCCTCCCGGTCCGCGAGAATCGAAGGCACCGTTGGCGACGAGCGCTGCTAACTCGGAGGAGATGGTGCTGCCGGGCTTCCAGGACGCAGACAGCTTCGTGAAG TTCGCTCTCGGGTTAGTGGTGGCAGTCACGAAGGCGTCTGGGGGCCTACCACAGTTTGGCGATGAATATGATTTTTACCGAAGTTTTCCTGGCTTCCAGGCATTTTGTGAAACACAGGGAGACAGGTTGCTTCAGTG CATGAGTAGGGTAATGCAGTACCACGGGTGTCGAAGCAACATAAAGGATCGAAATAAAGTGACTGAGCTGGAGGACAAGTTTGATTTACTAGTTGATACCAATGATGTTATTCTGGAAAGAGTG GGCATTTTACTGGATGAAGCCTCGGGTGTGAATAAGAACGAGCAGCCTGTCCTCCCTGCAGGATTGCAGGTCCCCAAGACAATAGTGTCCAGCTGGAACCGTAAG GCAGGAGAATATAGCAAAAAAACGAAATCTGAAACGTTCCGACTACTTCACGCAAAAAACATCATCCGACCTCAGCTTAAATTCCGAGAAAAGATTGACAATTCCAATACACCATTTCTTCCTAAAATTTTCATCAAGCCCAATGCTCAGAAACCCCTCCCTCAGG CACTCTCCAAGGAAAGGCGAGAGCGGCCGCAGGACCGTCCCGAGGACCTGGATGTGCCCCCCGCCCTGGCGGACTTCATCCATCAGCAGAGGACCCAGCAGGTGGAGCAGGACAT GTTTGCACATCCTTATCAGTACGAACTAGATCACTTCACTCCACCAGATTCAGTCCTTCAAAAGCCACAACCCCAG CTGTATCGGCCTATAGGAGAAACACCCTGCCACTTTGTATCCTCCCTGGATGAACTAGTGGAACTCAACGAAAAGCTCTTGAATTGTCAAGAATTCGCTGTAGACTTGGAG CACCACTCCTACAGGAGCTTCCTAGGGCTGACCTGCCTGATGCAGATTTCCACCCGAACAGAAGACTTCATCGTCGACACCCTGGAGCTTCGAAGCGACATGCACATTCTCAATGAGAGCCTCACGGACGCAGCTATTGTTAAG gtcTTCCATGGTGCTGATTCAGATATAGAATGGCTACAGAAAGACTTTGGGTTGTATGTAGTGAACATGTTTGACACCCATCAGGCTGCACGCCTTCTTAACCTGAGCAGGCACTCACTCGATCACCTGCTGCAACTCTACTGCAATGTGGAATCAAACAAGCAGTATCAGCTGGCTGATTGGAGAATACG GCCTCTGCCTGAGGAGATGCTCAGCTATGCCCGAGGTGATACCCATTACTTGCTTTACATCTATGATAAGATGCGGCTGGAACTGTGGGAGCGTGGCAACGACCAGCCTGTGCAGCTGCAGGTGGTGTGGCAGCGGAGCAGGGACATCTGCCTCAAG AAGTTCATCAAACCTATCTTCACTGACGAGTCCTACCTGGAACTATATCGGAAACAAAAGAAGCATCTCAACACACAGCAGCTGACAGCCTTTCAGCTGCTGTTTGCCTGGAGGGATAAAACTGCTCGTAGGGAGGATGAAAGTTATGG ATACGTACTGCCAAACCACATGATGCTCAAGATAGCCGAGGAGCTGCCTAA GGAACCGCAGGGTGTCATCGCTTGCTGTAACCCTGTGCCACCCCTCGTGCGGCAGCAGGTCAATGAAATGCACCTTTTGATCCAGCAGGCTCGAGAGATGCCCCTTCTCAAG TCTGAAGTCGCAGCTGGAGTGAAGAAGAGCGGACCTCTGCCCAGCCCTGAG AGATTGGAGAACGTTCTCTTTGGCCCTCATGACTGCTCCCACGCCCCTTCAGATGGTTATCCTGTTACCCCAGCCAACG GGCCTGTGGCAGTGCAGAAACAGGCAAGCCTCTTCCCTGACCGAAAAGAAGAGGAGGCCCTGCTGGATGCCAGAGGCCTGATCGCCACTGCTGTCATCACGTTGTTTAAC GAACCTAGTGctgaagaaaatggaagaggTCCATTAACAGTTGCACAGAAAAAAGCCCAGAACATAATGGAGTCCTTTGAAAATCCATTTAGGATG TTTCTGCCATCACTCGACCATCATGCTCACATTTCTCAGGCAGCAAAGTTTGATCCATCATCGAAAATCTATGAA atCAGCAACCGTTGGAAGCTGGCAAGCCAGGTACAGGTACAGAAAGACTCTAAAGAAACTGCCAAGAAGAAGGCAGCTGAGCAAACAG CTGCGCAGGACCAGGCCGAGGAAGAGTGCAGAGCACCAGCGGAACCGGCTGTGTCTGTCCGACAGCAGGCTGCC CTAGAAAACGCTGCCAAGAAGAGAGAACGAACAACAAGTGACCCCAGGACCATAGAACAgaagcaagagaagaaaagactcagaATTTCCAAAAAGCCAAAAGACCCACATCCACCAGAAAAAGATTTTACCCCTTACGACTACAGCAAGTCAGATTTCCAAGGTTTTGCTG GAAACGGCAAATCCAAACCTTCTTCCCAGTTTGATCCAAACAAGCAGACCCAGTCTGGCAAG AAATGCATTGCAGCCAAAAAACTTAAACAATCTGTGGGAAACAAAAGCATGTCCTTTCCAACTGGAAAGTCAGACAG aggcttcaggcACAATTGGCCGACGAGATAA
- the EXOSC10 gene encoding exosome complex component 10 isoform X1: MAPPGPRESKAPLATSAANSEEMVLPGFQDADSFVKFALGLVVAVTKASGGLPQFGDEYDFYRSFPGFQAFCETQGDRLLQCMSRVMQYHGCRSNIKDRNKVTELEDKFDLLVDTNDVILERVGILLDEASGVNKNEQPVLPAGLQVPKTIVSSWNRKAGEYSKKTKSETFRLLHAKNIIRPQLKFREKIDNSNTPFLPKIFIKPNAQKPLPQALSKERRERPQDRPEDLDVPPALADFIHQQRTQQVEQDMFAHPYQYELDHFTPPDSVLQKPQPQLYRPIGETPCHFVSSLDELVELNEKLLNCQEFAVDLEHHSYRSFLGLTCLMQISTRTEDFIVDTLELRSDMHILNESLTDAAIVKVFHGADSDIEWLQKDFGLYVVNMFDTHQAARLLNLSRHSLDHLLQLYCNVESNKQYQLADWRIRPLPEEMLSYARGDTHYLLYIYDKMRLELWERGNDQPVQLQVVWQRSRDICLKKFIKPIFTDESYLELYRKQKKHLNTQQLTAFQLLFAWRDKTARREDESYGYVLPNHMMLKIAEELPKEPQGVIACCNPVPPLVRQQVNEMHLLIQQAREMPLLKSEVAAGVKKSGPLPSPERLENVLFGPHDCSHAPSDGYPVTPANGPVAVQKQASLFPDRKEEEALLDARGLIATAVITLFNEPSAEENGRGPLTVAQKKAQNIMESFENPFRMFLPSLDHHAHISQAAKFDPSSKIYEISNRWKLASQVQVQKDSKETAKKKAAEQTAAQDQAEEECRAPAEPAVSVRQQAALENAAKKRERTTSDPRTIEQKQEKKRLRISKKPKDPHPPEKDFTPYDYSKSDFQGFAGNGKSKPSSQFDPNKQTQSGKKCIAAKKLKQSVGNKSMSFPTGKSDRFATLCKPALRAHIQPKRKK, translated from the exons ATGGCGCCTCCCGGTCCGCGAGAATCGAAGGCACCGTTGGCGACGAGCGCTGCTAACTCGGAGGAGATGGTGCTGCCGGGCTTCCAGGACGCAGACAGCTTCGTGAAG TTCGCTCTCGGGTTAGTGGTGGCAGTCACGAAGGCGTCTGGGGGCCTACCACAGTTTGGCGATGAATATGATTTTTACCGAAGTTTTCCTGGCTTCCAGGCATTTTGTGAAACACAGGGAGACAGGTTGCTTCAGTG CATGAGTAGGGTAATGCAGTACCACGGGTGTCGAAGCAACATAAAGGATCGAAATAAAGTGACTGAGCTGGAGGACAAGTTTGATTTACTAGTTGATACCAATGATGTTATTCTGGAAAGAGTG GGCATTTTACTGGATGAAGCCTCGGGTGTGAATAAGAACGAGCAGCCTGTCCTCCCTGCAGGATTGCAGGTCCCCAAGACAATAGTGTCCAGCTGGAACCGTAAG GCAGGAGAATATAGCAAAAAAACGAAATCTGAAACGTTCCGACTACTTCACGCAAAAAACATCATCCGACCTCAGCTTAAATTCCGAGAAAAGATTGACAATTCCAATACACCATTTCTTCCTAAAATTTTCATCAAGCCCAATGCTCAGAAACCCCTCCCTCAGG CACTCTCCAAGGAAAGGCGAGAGCGGCCGCAGGACCGTCCCGAGGACCTGGATGTGCCCCCCGCCCTGGCGGACTTCATCCATCAGCAGAGGACCCAGCAGGTGGAGCAGGACAT GTTTGCACATCCTTATCAGTACGAACTAGATCACTTCACTCCACCAGATTCAGTCCTTCAAAAGCCACAACCCCAG CTGTATCGGCCTATAGGAGAAACACCCTGCCACTTTGTATCCTCCCTGGATGAACTAGTGGAACTCAACGAAAAGCTCTTGAATTGTCAAGAATTCGCTGTAGACTTGGAG CACCACTCCTACAGGAGCTTCCTAGGGCTGACCTGCCTGATGCAGATTTCCACCCGAACAGAAGACTTCATCGTCGACACCCTGGAGCTTCGAAGCGACATGCACATTCTCAATGAGAGCCTCACGGACGCAGCTATTGTTAAG gtcTTCCATGGTGCTGATTCAGATATAGAATGGCTACAGAAAGACTTTGGGTTGTATGTAGTGAACATGTTTGACACCCATCAGGCTGCACGCCTTCTTAACCTGAGCAGGCACTCACTCGATCACCTGCTGCAACTCTACTGCAATGTGGAATCAAACAAGCAGTATCAGCTGGCTGATTGGAGAATACG GCCTCTGCCTGAGGAGATGCTCAGCTATGCCCGAGGTGATACCCATTACTTGCTTTACATCTATGATAAGATGCGGCTGGAACTGTGGGAGCGTGGCAACGACCAGCCTGTGCAGCTGCAGGTGGTGTGGCAGCGGAGCAGGGACATCTGCCTCAAG AAGTTCATCAAACCTATCTTCACTGACGAGTCCTACCTGGAACTATATCGGAAACAAAAGAAGCATCTCAACACACAGCAGCTGACAGCCTTTCAGCTGCTGTTTGCCTGGAGGGATAAAACTGCTCGTAGGGAGGATGAAAGTTATGG ATACGTACTGCCAAACCACATGATGCTCAAGATAGCCGAGGAGCTGCCTAA GGAACCGCAGGGTGTCATCGCTTGCTGTAACCCTGTGCCACCCCTCGTGCGGCAGCAGGTCAATGAAATGCACCTTTTGATCCAGCAGGCTCGAGAGATGCCCCTTCTCAAG TCTGAAGTCGCAGCTGGAGTGAAGAAGAGCGGACCTCTGCCCAGCCCTGAG AGATTGGAGAACGTTCTCTTTGGCCCTCATGACTGCTCCCACGCCCCTTCAGATGGTTATCCTGTTACCCCAGCCAACG GGCCTGTGGCAGTGCAGAAACAGGCAAGCCTCTTCCCTGACCGAAAAGAAGAGGAGGCCCTGCTGGATGCCAGAGGCCTGATCGCCACTGCTGTCATCACGTTGTTTAAC GAACCTAGTGctgaagaaaatggaagaggTCCATTAACAGTTGCACAGAAAAAAGCCCAGAACATAATGGAGTCCTTTGAAAATCCATTTAGGATG TTTCTGCCATCACTCGACCATCATGCTCACATTTCTCAGGCAGCAAAGTTTGATCCATCATCGAAAATCTATGAA atCAGCAACCGTTGGAAGCTGGCAAGCCAGGTACAGGTACAGAAAGACTCTAAAGAAACTGCCAAGAAGAAGGCAGCTGAGCAAACAG CTGCGCAGGACCAGGCCGAGGAAGAGTGCAGAGCACCAGCGGAACCGGCTGTGTCTGTCCGACAGCAGGCTGCC CTAGAAAACGCTGCCAAGAAGAGAGAACGAACAACAAGTGACCCCAGGACCATAGAACAgaagcaagagaagaaaagactcagaATTTCCAAAAAGCCAAAAGACCCACATCCACCAGAAAAAGATTTTACCCCTTACGACTACAGCAAGTCAGATTTCCAAGGTTTTGCTG GAAACGGCAAATCCAAACCTTCTTCCCAGTTTGATCCAAACAAGCAGACCCAGTCTGGCAAG AAATGCATTGCAGCCAAAAAACTTAAACAATCTGTGGGAAACAAAAGCATGTCCTTTCCAACTGGAAAGTCAGACAG ATTTGCCACACTGTGTAAGCCGGCTCTCAGAGCTCACATCCAGCCAAAGCGGAAGAAGTGA
- the EXOSC10 gene encoding exosome complex component 10 isoform X3 — protein MAPVSSRHRGSLLKFALGLVVAVTKASGGLPQFGDEYDFYRSFPGFQAFCETQGDRLLQCMSRVMQYHGCRSNIKDRNKVTELEDKFDLLVDTNDVILERVGILLDEASGVNKNEQPVLPAGLQVPKTIVSSWNRKAGEYSKKTKSETFRLLHAKNIIRPQLKFREKIDNSNTPFLPKIFIKPNAQKPLPQALSKERRERPQDRPEDLDVPPALADFIHQQRTQQVEQDMFAHPYQYELDHFTPPDSVLQKPQPQLYRPIGETPCHFVSSLDELVELNEKLLNCQEFAVDLEHHSYRSFLGLTCLMQISTRTEDFIVDTLELRSDMHILNESLTDAAIVKVFHGADSDIEWLQKDFGLYVVNMFDTHQAARLLNLSRHSLDHLLQLYCNVESNKQYQLADWRIRPLPEEMLSYARGDTHYLLYIYDKMRLELWERGNDQPVQLQVVWQRSRDICLKKFIKPIFTDESYLELYRKQKKHLNTQQLTAFQLLFAWRDKTARREDESYGYVLPNHMMLKIAEELPKEPQGVIACCNPVPPLVRQQVNEMHLLIQQAREMPLLKSEVAAGVKKSGPLPSPERLENVLFGPHDCSHAPSDGYPVTPANGPVAVQKQASLFPDRKEEEALLDARGLIATAVITLFNEPSAEENGRGPLTVAQKKAQNIMESFENPFRMFLPSLDHHAHISQAAKFDPSSKIYEISNRWKLASQVQVQKDSKETAKKKAAEQTAAQDQAEEECRAPAEPAVSVRQQAALENAAKKRERTTSDPRTIEQKQEKKRLRISKKPKDPHPPEKDFTPYDYSKSDFQGFAGNGKSKPSSQFDPNKQTQSGKKCIAAKKLKQSVGNKSMSFPTGKSDRFATLCKPALRAHIQPKRKK, from the exons ATGGCACCTGTTAGCAGCCGCCACCGAGGCTCCCTCCTTAAG TTCGCTCTCGGGTTAGTGGTGGCAGTCACGAAGGCGTCTGGGGGCCTACCACAGTTTGGCGATGAATATGATTTTTACCGAAGTTTTCCTGGCTTCCAGGCATTTTGTGAAACACAGGGAGACAGGTTGCTTCAGTG CATGAGTAGGGTAATGCAGTACCACGGGTGTCGAAGCAACATAAAGGATCGAAATAAAGTGACTGAGCTGGAGGACAAGTTTGATTTACTAGTTGATACCAATGATGTTATTCTGGAAAGAGTG GGCATTTTACTGGATGAAGCCTCGGGTGTGAATAAGAACGAGCAGCCTGTCCTCCCTGCAGGATTGCAGGTCCCCAAGACAATAGTGTCCAGCTGGAACCGTAAG GCAGGAGAATATAGCAAAAAAACGAAATCTGAAACGTTCCGACTACTTCACGCAAAAAACATCATCCGACCTCAGCTTAAATTCCGAGAAAAGATTGACAATTCCAATACACCATTTCTTCCTAAAATTTTCATCAAGCCCAATGCTCAGAAACCCCTCCCTCAGG CACTCTCCAAGGAAAGGCGAGAGCGGCCGCAGGACCGTCCCGAGGACCTGGATGTGCCCCCCGCCCTGGCGGACTTCATCCATCAGCAGAGGACCCAGCAGGTGGAGCAGGACAT GTTTGCACATCCTTATCAGTACGAACTAGATCACTTCACTCCACCAGATTCAGTCCTTCAAAAGCCACAACCCCAG CTGTATCGGCCTATAGGAGAAACACCCTGCCACTTTGTATCCTCCCTGGATGAACTAGTGGAACTCAACGAAAAGCTCTTGAATTGTCAAGAATTCGCTGTAGACTTGGAG CACCACTCCTACAGGAGCTTCCTAGGGCTGACCTGCCTGATGCAGATTTCCACCCGAACAGAAGACTTCATCGTCGACACCCTGGAGCTTCGAAGCGACATGCACATTCTCAATGAGAGCCTCACGGACGCAGCTATTGTTAAG gtcTTCCATGGTGCTGATTCAGATATAGAATGGCTACAGAAAGACTTTGGGTTGTATGTAGTGAACATGTTTGACACCCATCAGGCTGCACGCCTTCTTAACCTGAGCAGGCACTCACTCGATCACCTGCTGCAACTCTACTGCAATGTGGAATCAAACAAGCAGTATCAGCTGGCTGATTGGAGAATACG GCCTCTGCCTGAGGAGATGCTCAGCTATGCCCGAGGTGATACCCATTACTTGCTTTACATCTATGATAAGATGCGGCTGGAACTGTGGGAGCGTGGCAACGACCAGCCTGTGCAGCTGCAGGTGGTGTGGCAGCGGAGCAGGGACATCTGCCTCAAG AAGTTCATCAAACCTATCTTCACTGACGAGTCCTACCTGGAACTATATCGGAAACAAAAGAAGCATCTCAACACACAGCAGCTGACAGCCTTTCAGCTGCTGTTTGCCTGGAGGGATAAAACTGCTCGTAGGGAGGATGAAAGTTATGG ATACGTACTGCCAAACCACATGATGCTCAAGATAGCCGAGGAGCTGCCTAA GGAACCGCAGGGTGTCATCGCTTGCTGTAACCCTGTGCCACCCCTCGTGCGGCAGCAGGTCAATGAAATGCACCTTTTGATCCAGCAGGCTCGAGAGATGCCCCTTCTCAAG TCTGAAGTCGCAGCTGGAGTGAAGAAGAGCGGACCTCTGCCCAGCCCTGAG AGATTGGAGAACGTTCTCTTTGGCCCTCATGACTGCTCCCACGCCCCTTCAGATGGTTATCCTGTTACCCCAGCCAACG GGCCTGTGGCAGTGCAGAAACAGGCAAGCCTCTTCCCTGACCGAAAAGAAGAGGAGGCCCTGCTGGATGCCAGAGGCCTGATCGCCACTGCTGTCATCACGTTGTTTAAC GAACCTAGTGctgaagaaaatggaagaggTCCATTAACAGTTGCACAGAAAAAAGCCCAGAACATAATGGAGTCCTTTGAAAATCCATTTAGGATG TTTCTGCCATCACTCGACCATCATGCTCACATTTCTCAGGCAGCAAAGTTTGATCCATCATCGAAAATCTATGAA atCAGCAACCGTTGGAAGCTGGCAAGCCAGGTACAGGTACAGAAAGACTCTAAAGAAACTGCCAAGAAGAAGGCAGCTGAGCAAACAG CTGCGCAGGACCAGGCCGAGGAAGAGTGCAGAGCACCAGCGGAACCGGCTGTGTCTGTCCGACAGCAGGCTGCC CTAGAAAACGCTGCCAAGAAGAGAGAACGAACAACAAGTGACCCCAGGACCATAGAACAgaagcaagagaagaaaagactcagaATTTCCAAAAAGCCAAAAGACCCACATCCACCAGAAAAAGATTTTACCCCTTACGACTACAGCAAGTCAGATTTCCAAGGTTTTGCTG GAAACGGCAAATCCAAACCTTCTTCCCAGTTTGATCCAAACAAGCAGACCCAGTCTGGCAAG AAATGCATTGCAGCCAAAAAACTTAAACAATCTGTGGGAAACAAAAGCATGTCCTTTCCAACTGGAAAGTCAGACAG ATTTGCCACACTGTGTAAGCCGGCTCTCAGAGCTCACATCCAGCCAAAGCGGAAGAAGTGA
- the EXOSC10 gene encoding exosome complex component 10 isoform X4, whose product MAPPGPRESKAPLATSAANSEEMVLPGFQDADSFVKFALGLVVAVTKASGGLPQFGDEYDFYRSFPGFQAFCETQGDRLLQCMSRVMQYHGCRSNIKDRNKVTELEDKFDLLVDTNDVILERVGILLDEASGVNKNEQPVLPAGLQVPKTIVSSWNRKAGEYSKKTKSETFRLLHAKNIIRPQLKFREKIDNSNTPFLPKIFIKPNAQKPLPQALSKERRERPQDRPEDLDVPPALADFIHQQRTQQVEQDMFAHPYQYELDHFTPPDSVLQKPQPQLYRPIGETPCHFVSSLDELVELNEKLLNCQEFAVDLEHHSYRSFLGLTCLMQISTRTEDFIVDTLELRSDMHILNESLTDAAIVKVFHGADSDIEWLQKDFGLYVVNMFDTHQAARLLNLSRHSLDHLLQLYCNVESNKQYQLADWRIRPLPEEMLSYARGDTHYLLYIYDKMRLELWERGNDQPVQLQVVWQRSRDICLKKFIKPIFTDESYLELYRKQKKHLNTQQLTAFQLLFAWRDKTARREDESYGYVLPNHMMLKIAEELPKEPQGVIACCNPVPPLVRQQVNEMHLLIQQAREMPLLKSEVAAGVKKSGPLPSPERLENVLFGPHDCSHAPSDGYPVTPANGPVAVQKQASLFPDRKEEEALLDARGLIATAVITLFNEPSAEENGRGPLTVAQKKAQNIMESFENPFRMFLPSLDHHAHISQAAKFDPSSKIYEHYE is encoded by the exons ATGGCGCCTCCCGGTCCGCGAGAATCGAAGGCACCGTTGGCGACGAGCGCTGCTAACTCGGAGGAGATGGTGCTGCCGGGCTTCCAGGACGCAGACAGCTTCGTGAAG TTCGCTCTCGGGTTAGTGGTGGCAGTCACGAAGGCGTCTGGGGGCCTACCACAGTTTGGCGATGAATATGATTTTTACCGAAGTTTTCCTGGCTTCCAGGCATTTTGTGAAACACAGGGAGACAGGTTGCTTCAGTG CATGAGTAGGGTAATGCAGTACCACGGGTGTCGAAGCAACATAAAGGATCGAAATAAAGTGACTGAGCTGGAGGACAAGTTTGATTTACTAGTTGATACCAATGATGTTATTCTGGAAAGAGTG GGCATTTTACTGGATGAAGCCTCGGGTGTGAATAAGAACGAGCAGCCTGTCCTCCCTGCAGGATTGCAGGTCCCCAAGACAATAGTGTCCAGCTGGAACCGTAAG GCAGGAGAATATAGCAAAAAAACGAAATCTGAAACGTTCCGACTACTTCACGCAAAAAACATCATCCGACCTCAGCTTAAATTCCGAGAAAAGATTGACAATTCCAATACACCATTTCTTCCTAAAATTTTCATCAAGCCCAATGCTCAGAAACCCCTCCCTCAGG CACTCTCCAAGGAAAGGCGAGAGCGGCCGCAGGACCGTCCCGAGGACCTGGATGTGCCCCCCGCCCTGGCGGACTTCATCCATCAGCAGAGGACCCAGCAGGTGGAGCAGGACAT GTTTGCACATCCTTATCAGTACGAACTAGATCACTTCACTCCACCAGATTCAGTCCTTCAAAAGCCACAACCCCAG CTGTATCGGCCTATAGGAGAAACACCCTGCCACTTTGTATCCTCCCTGGATGAACTAGTGGAACTCAACGAAAAGCTCTTGAATTGTCAAGAATTCGCTGTAGACTTGGAG CACCACTCCTACAGGAGCTTCCTAGGGCTGACCTGCCTGATGCAGATTTCCACCCGAACAGAAGACTTCATCGTCGACACCCTGGAGCTTCGAAGCGACATGCACATTCTCAATGAGAGCCTCACGGACGCAGCTATTGTTAAG gtcTTCCATGGTGCTGATTCAGATATAGAATGGCTACAGAAAGACTTTGGGTTGTATGTAGTGAACATGTTTGACACCCATCAGGCTGCACGCCTTCTTAACCTGAGCAGGCACTCACTCGATCACCTGCTGCAACTCTACTGCAATGTGGAATCAAACAAGCAGTATCAGCTGGCTGATTGGAGAATACG GCCTCTGCCTGAGGAGATGCTCAGCTATGCCCGAGGTGATACCCATTACTTGCTTTACATCTATGATAAGATGCGGCTGGAACTGTGGGAGCGTGGCAACGACCAGCCTGTGCAGCTGCAGGTGGTGTGGCAGCGGAGCAGGGACATCTGCCTCAAG AAGTTCATCAAACCTATCTTCACTGACGAGTCCTACCTGGAACTATATCGGAAACAAAAGAAGCATCTCAACACACAGCAGCTGACAGCCTTTCAGCTGCTGTTTGCCTGGAGGGATAAAACTGCTCGTAGGGAGGATGAAAGTTATGG ATACGTACTGCCAAACCACATGATGCTCAAGATAGCCGAGGAGCTGCCTAA GGAACCGCAGGGTGTCATCGCTTGCTGTAACCCTGTGCCACCCCTCGTGCGGCAGCAGGTCAATGAAATGCACCTTTTGATCCAGCAGGCTCGAGAGATGCCCCTTCTCAAG TCTGAAGTCGCAGCTGGAGTGAAGAAGAGCGGACCTCTGCCCAGCCCTGAG AGATTGGAGAACGTTCTCTTTGGCCCTCATGACTGCTCCCACGCCCCTTCAGATGGTTATCCTGTTACCCCAGCCAACG GGCCTGTGGCAGTGCAGAAACAGGCAAGCCTCTTCCCTGACCGAAAAGAAGAGGAGGCCCTGCTGGATGCCAGAGGCCTGATCGCCACTGCTGTCATCACGTTGTTTAAC GAACCTAGTGctgaagaaaatggaagaggTCCATTAACAGTTGCACAGAAAAAAGCCCAGAACATAATGGAGTCCTTTGAAAATCCATTTAGGATG TTTCTGCCATCACTCGACCATCATGCTCACATTTCTCAGGCAGCAAAGTTTGATCCATCATCGAAAATCTATGAA cattatgaataa